Below is a window of Lepidochelys kempii isolate rLepKem1 chromosome 14, rLepKem1.hap2, whole genome shotgun sequence DNA.
GGACAGATAAAAAGCCTATGCCCAGGCCTGAGAACGCAGGCCGGTACATGCTGAATTTGCACATGCAACCTGAGAAGACTTTAGAAGTCATATTGCGGAACGGGGGGGATGGGAAGCAGATAAGAGAGAAGTttgtcccctccccgcccccccagcacctgggacccCAGTTCCTAAAGCACATTACAGACGCTAAATGAAATAGATGAGAGAAAATCACTGCAAAGTCTTCTCCATCTAGTGAGGCCTTGTGGATGTCCTGGGGAAGCGGGTAGTTGCTCATTGCAGTTCAATAGTGTGAATTTTAGTGGTGTAGGAAAACTTTCCCTGTTTGTTTTCCCCCGTGACTGGTCCtattaaagccaatggaattGCCTCACCGGAATGGACAACGTCCTGCCCACAGCAGTGACCCATGTCAGAGGCGTCAGACAGAGGACTGTACCCTGGTATAAAGCCCCTTATTTTATCCTGATTCCCTGCTGCTGATCAGCTGGTGTCCTGAAGCCTGGGGATCAAGAGCTCGTCTCCTTTAATTCTTCCTCGCCTGACTGTGGAGGTTGCTTTTGGGAGTCAAGTGGCCAAGTCCATCCATGGCACTTTAGAGACTCTGTGAACAGTGAAACCCACTGACCTTGGTATCTGACTGTTCTGCACCAGCCTAGAGACTGTTCATGACAACGATATGCAGAACTGCTCAGCACTGCTGGACTGAACGTGGCTTCTCGTGGACTGGTGCAGGCTAGAGCATAGACGGTGCAATGGGGTGAGATTGGTGAACTGCATGGTCATGTGACCCTGATGGCCTCGGCAGCCACCCGGCTGAGGCCACACATCTTACGCCTTAGCAGTGACTCACCTTCCTGGTCCCTGTCTGCTCAGCTGAAGGGGATCCTGGGACACTGTAAATGAAAACTGGACAGAACAGTAGAAAACAGCAGGGCATGGTCTGGCACTGGCAGAGGGATGCGACCTACTGGGTTTTCTCTGTTGTGTGCTTCGTGTAtgcccttgctccctgcccctgctatCCATCACATTCCCTTGCTTTCTCTTGTTAGCTGAACATAGTTTAGACTTGCCTTCAGATCTCCCTGGAGTTGCTCCGGCTTCAtagccccctcctccctgcatcTGCTTCCGGCTCTTCTGCTTGCCAACCTGCCTTTCGGATCTTGTGTCCTCATCTTTTCCCAACACGCCCTTGCACTCTGCCCCTGTGATTTCTCCCTCAGCCTCCTGCTTGCCACCTCCATCGCTTCTGTCTCATACTCACCTCACACCCAGCTCACTGCTCTGACTGCCATATGCCTCGCActtctcctccctgctctgtgtgAGCTCCCCAACCTGCTCCATGCTTACGGTTGACCTTGTCTCCATCTCCTTTGGTTTCTGTCCCATCACTCCAGCCTCTTGCCCACATTATCTGGTCCTGACCACCCCTCCGTTCCCTCTCCATAGCTCTCGCACAGTTGAAGTAGGGCCGGTAACTCACCGCCAGCATAATGTCTCCTATCACTTTGCCATAGGCTTTGTTCCCACCCCCCATGCCTACCTAGGTACTATTGGCTCCACCTGGAGTGTTGGGTGATCCTCTGAATGCAAGTTacctctcaggccttgtctagatGAGGCCTGAAGATGTGAAGTTAGCGTGTGGTAGCTAATGCGTTTTAAAGGATCAGGCGCCCTCCTGATCTTTACCTTGGCCAGTTCAGCAAATGTTAAAAAGACACACTTGATGCCAGTAGTTTACTGGCTTGTCTTGCTCCCATATGATCCAAATTGCTGCAGTCAGTGAATtgcttctctctttccccacagGGATTTCGTACCAAAGGCTGGTGAGGGCGGAGCAGGGACTGTCCATGAAGAGTTGCCAGAGCTCCACTGTGTgagtgctgctgtggggaggtggaggggatcGATGGGGGTGGCTTTGTGTGGTCTGGCAGCTGGTCTCCCTGGAACCCCCACTGCTCTTTCCATAGTGCTCATAATCAAGGGGCAGATGCCAAGCTAGGGCAAGCAGCCCCTAGAAAGTCACCCAAGATGCAGCTGTGGCTGTGTATGGGTtcgggggagaaggggcagtggagAACAGCACTGAACTAATGGTCTAGGCATATGGATAAAGTGGAAATACCAGCATTCCCAAAGTGGCCGTCCTGGGCCCTCTCCAGTTctcagtgtgtgcgtgtgtgtttgctGTTGCCCCATGGTGGGAAATGCATGGTCTTGAAAAGAACAGGATGGTGAAAAGAAGGAGCTGATCTGTGGCTGTCGCCCGGAGAATGTTTGGTCCGATCTCTATGCGAGGTGGAGAGCAGAAAAGATCCAAAGTGACATGCATTAGCCAGAAGAGGTGCGGGGCAAAGATTGGAGGGAGGGGAACAGCTTCACCCCATCCCAGGCAGGAAGTTTGACAGGGTTCATGCTTGATCAATAAAAGTGCCATCTCTTGACAAATAAGCAAGCCAGCACGTACCCCGGTGTATGTGACTGAGtcagagaagggggagggggcctTATCTGGGCCTTCGATCCCTTCCTCCCCACGCTATCACCCTCATCTGTAAATATGAAAGTGTGAATGCAGAGCTGATCTCTCCCTAGCCTGCTATTAACAACAGCCGCTGGCTCAGCCATCGCTAAGGTTCCCCTACTGTGAGCATTTTTTATTTCAGGCTTGTCGGCATGcagttgtactgctttaaataTACAAGTGTGTTCAAATGGTACAGCAGCTCGCCTCCCAGTGAGGATGCAGTGATAAAagcataaaggtgctttataccagGCTGGCTATCCCTGTATGGGAAAGGGACTAAGTTATACTGGTATTTGGTGTGTTAATACCAGTGTAACCACATTCACACTAGCAgctgtaccagtataactgtgtaggtaaaaaagaaaaaaatcatatccCCTAACCCACATATTTCTACCAGTACAAAATCTGTGTATAGACCAGGCCTGGGCATTATACAAAGCCTGTGCCCATTGCCTGAGCCTGTGGGCCTACTGAGGCCCCGGTCCTGCAAACCCTGCAGCATGTGCTCAGCTTTAAGCAAGTCCTGTTGATTACACCGGGACTgctcacctgcttaaagttaatcacctgcttaagcactttgctggacCAGGGCCTTAGCAATTAACATGCAATTAGAGGTTGCTGTTAGTATGGAGAAGAAACTCCATTGCCGTGCTTAAGGAGTGCCTCTCTTCCCCACTGCTCTGCCTCAGGCTGTGCGCCATGTCCTGAAGGTTAACCTCTGCCTCTGGTGGCCTAGCCGGGAGCCCAATTCCAGGAGCAGGGGCCTTCCTCTGAGACCACCCACCCCAGGTGTTTAAATCTAGGGACTCTTAGTTTGAGCACCTTGGTCAATCTCTGCAGCAGCAACTGGACACTGGGATAGAGACGGGTCTTGTATGGTCTATATCCTGTCATGCCATGGATCCGTTCAGTCACACCTGGAAACTAGCAAGGATCTGGTGCATCTGCCAAGATCTCATGTGGGCCCAGTAGCCAACCCCATTAACCAAGATGCTGTCTCAAGGGCAAGTTTGGTTTCCTTCTCTTACTCCCTCGCCCTTTCTGTCCTTCCCCAATCGTGTGTGATCTGTCTCATTTAGACTGCAGGCTATTTGGGGGAGGGACCCAGTGTCTGTCTGATGGAAGGGCCATAGCGCTGTGTGCAATCACAACCGTCTAGATTTGCACCGCTGTCAACATAgacttcctgctctgtgtccaGCCTGTACATTGGTAAAACAGCCCGTGGCCTGACACAATTGGCAGATTGTGCTGATGGGAAGCCCAGGAACCAGAGTGCTGGGGCTGGTCTGCCAAGCACCGACAGAGCAAAGCTGGTCTTTAGAGGCCATTGCTGACAGTGCATGAGCGGGAGGACTGGGCAGTGCTGTGTGTGTACAGTAAACTGGGATAATGAGGTGAAGGGCTTCTCTCAGGCTCCATGTTCCTGTAATGTGGAAGGATTTCACCATCTGGTGGGTGGAATAGTTTGGAATTGATCAAATGCCACACAAAGCTCCCAAGTCCCTCTGTTCTCCAGGTCGTGCTAACAGTGcaactgttatttattatttgagaataagctttcgtgagctacggctcactcacgaaagctcatgctcaaataaatttgttagtctctaaggtgccacaagtcctcctgttctttttgcagatacagactaacacggctgctactctgaaacctgttattatttaTTCTATCTATTCCCATGTCAGGGTCCAGTTTGCAAGGTGCTGTTTAATTAACCCTGGAGCTGCAGTGAGTTGAGTTGATTTTATCTTACGCTCACTAACCACCATCCCATGTTGCCCTTAGCACGGTTCTGCTGCTCAACCCCTCTGAGGTTCAGAGCGAATATCAGTCTGTCGCCAGGAAGATGAGCACCGCGGAGCACAGCCAGCACAGAACCTTCGTCATGCTAATTGGACACATCTACCAGGCCACTTTTGGGACCAAGTGCGATATGGGCAGCTTACAGCGCATTCTGAAGGTAGAGAGACTCCTGCGTTCTGCATGGAGGCCTTTAAACAAGAGCAATTCTATCCCTGGCACACAGGGTGATTTTTCTGTGTGCTGTTTAGCAGTGGTCTTCTCcatcccagagatggctgcagtTCCATGCTGACCCTTGTGCAATTCACGGATCAGTTTGGTTGCACAGTGCTTCTGGGGATGCTGCATGAATGTAAATTGTCTTGTGAGTTGCAAGGGGGAGGTGAGATCTCGCAGCAGTTCAATTCAGAAGGTAGAAACAACTATTCGTTCCCATAATTTTACAACGAAACAATGGGAAATGGCGATGAATAGAGCTCATTGCGTTGTCAatcaaaagtttaaaacaaaagaaaacgcGGTTTCAACAACGATTTCTCAAGGAAAAAATGTGTTGTCatactttcttttttgtttaattatatttAGATTGAAACGTTTAAAagtactttttgaaacttttttgtggttgggggcgggggggaagtccCACTTTTTTCTCACTACTTTACTcctttgccctgccctgccctaccctgccttttcatttttttaacccACTGGAAAAAAGGGGGCAGAAGGcaaagaaggagggagggaagagaagagaccAAAGTGAACAAAAGTTcccattttcttgttttttaaaatagtttaaatttccccccccaaacaaaaaaaatagatttttttgaaTGAAATTCAAACATTTTTTCCCAGAATTTtttatgggggttggggggagaagggTGTTTCACTTAGCTCTGGCCAGGATTCTTTTTCTAGAAGAAATGGGTTATGCTTCATGAAGAGAGACCCACATGTAGACAAGCTGTCTCTGAATCTCTGTTCTCTCTTTAGTCCAGGACCTTAGAAGAGCTCTCAGAGATCCATTCTCGCACCACAGAAGCTCAGGAGCTGGCAGCTGTTTCCAGCGACCCTGTCACAGCCAGGGAACAGCTGGAGTCCATGCTGCAGGACATTGCGGCTGAAGCAGGTTTCCCTAAGATCACAGGTATGAGAGTGAGTGGGGTTGTTCTAATTTATACAATGTTCTACTTTTCTTTCTCTAGCCTGGCCTGTCATATACGTTAGCTGCTCTATTTTGAGAGATCAGGAGTGAATGCTATGAAGCATGAAATCCTTGACTGGACTACATTTCAAAAGTAGAACAAAAAATCTGTTCTGGCTCACTTCCTCATGATGAGCTGGTCTTTGGGGGGGTTTTCTTGCTTATTTCTTTTTCTGCTCCAGAATCacagcttttattaaaaaaaaaaaaaaagtctctaacCCTTATGGTTAGGAAGAAAACTTTCAAAACACAAACCGATTGTAACAATGACCACTGCCTGGgtctgcaaacagcctgaaaTTATAGCTCTGAGAGCTcggaactgccccattcatctcggAGTATCAACCCGCATGCCTGGCAAGGATCGCTTTAAATGTTGATGTTGTGAACTTTTTCACTGCTGCCGAAAGCACTCACACAAGGAGAATGCCTGGCTGTATGGTGAAGGTCTGCGTGATCGGCTGTGAGCGATGGCTCATTGTGGTGTCATTACGGAGTGTGGCATGGATTGTGGGCGGAGTTTGGGAGTGCCATTCCAACCTGATCTCTGGCCCCAGCATGGCAGAGGGGTGGAATGGAGCACAAAGCGGCATCTTAGCCCCACTGAGTGGGGACAGAGTCCAAGGAGCCCCCCAGATGAGCTTGGCAGAGGCTGTTTTGTTTAACACGTACACTGTCTGTGGTGAGAAGATTCTCATGTTGCTGTCCTACATGGGTGGAGTTCACTTTGTGGGAGGAGCTAGTGAGAATTCActacttcctcccctcccacatTCATCCCTGGCTGTTAGGATGAATTGCTGGTGGCATCACTTGCtggagaggagggggtgggggctcacAAGTGGAAGAGGGGCCTTGATGCTGGGACTTTTCACTTCAGTCGATGCTTGCCTGAGCTGATTTAAACTGGCGCTGAATACATTTAGGCTGGAAATGAAAGacagtttctaaccatcagaggagagaGGTTCTGTAATGGCCCTTCCAATAGGAGGGGAGGCGAACAATCTAAATGGTTTTGAGATGGAGCTAGGTAAACGGATTATGAGATGGAGGGGCCTGCAATaaatagcaggggactggactcagtcACACAGGAGGTGCCTTCTCACTCTATGTTCCTAACTTGCCACTTGCTCTTCTCTCTTCTCAGGGATGGCCCAGTCGTGTAAACTTTACACAGTCCCCATCCCCGTTGCTCGATGCTACGCTTACAGCTGGGACAAGGATAATTTCGGTAAGGCTAAAACTCACCCACAGCttggctgaggaagaactcccctgGCCCCCATGGCACAGGCGTGCAAAGAGAGCTGCATTGTGGGGAGTTTGACTTCCTCGGAAGCACGgggccagtggcagaggcaggatccCAGACCGGAGAGGCTTTCGAGGCCCCATCTTGCAAACGCACACGTGCTTTGTTTGaaatgcattgaagtcaatggcgctCCTCGCaggattaaagttaagcatgtgtgtgggTGTTCGCAGCACTGAGGCCTGGCTCAGCACTGATCTGGTACCTTCCTGCGTTCCTAGAATATAGATAATGTCAAGAGAAATAATGACCTTTGATATTGAAAATGTACGTTACTGGAACCTACCCAGTACTTCGATGGgacgttctctggggcaggggctgcctttTGGTTCTGAGTCagtacagcgcccagcacaatggggacctggtctgtgactggggcccCAGGTACTACAACCATACAgacaattaataataatgcaactgtaacagggtggcttgccccttTAATGGTCAGGGATCCTGTGGCCAGCCCTGGCTCGTTATCAGATTCAGCAGGGGAGAGGTCAGTGATTGCCATAAAGAGCTGAGAGGGCTcagtggtgggggcgggggctgcaggaaggaagTTGGCTCCTAGCAGGTCCTGGAGCAGTGGGGAGAGACACAAGTGGAAAGGCCCTGGGGTCCCTGCCGCCTGTTTTGGTCTGGGAAATAACTCTGTGTTGCTTGGCCGAGTTTTGTGTTGAAATGAATAAACCACACCCCAAGGCAAGGGTCTGAAAGAGACCTAGGACGTGGCGTCGGTCCTTCCAGGGCTGGGCAGACAGGCCAGCTGTCCTACCGCAACTTTGCCAAATTGTAGCGGCCCCCTTGGGGGCAAGTTTAGCTCCCTTTGCGGAAGGCCACACCGGAGCTGGAGGTGCGAGTCCTAGTTTGAGGACTGTGCTAAAAACAGATGTGCGAGCCTCCACAGCCGGAGCATGAGTCCCGGGCCTGTCACCTAGGATGGGCAcatacttggggtggctagcccctcgCACTGCAGTGGCCACgctctgtttttagcatgctagctcaatgaaagctagtgtgggtatgtctcccCGAGCTGGGAAtttcacctccagctccagtgtgggCGTACGCTTTGGGCAACAAAAtatggtgtgtgggggggttccaTTGCCCTCAGGATAGGGTCAGGTGAGCAGAGTTTTTTGTGCCTGGCCTGGTAATTTCCTCCCTCCTTGGCAATTTTGCAAGCGAAGCTGCTACTTCTCTTTTACTCCCAGTCCCTGCTTATGACAAATCTCTGTGTTTCTGTGCAGACTGTGCATTCAATGCCAGCCGGCCCCAACAAGCTACATCAATTCTGTCACTCTGGAAAACTGTTGGCCCACCTGTCCTCCCCTGGGCTTGTCTGTTTCATTCTTCTCACAGAGTACATTTTTGTCAGGGAGCCAGTGGCATTATCACTTTCTGACCTGGCTGGCTATCTTGATTAGTATTAAAATACGTTTTAATGGGGTGTGGCCATAAGTAGTAGAACTAGTTGACAATCCAAGTTGAAAGGAAGCAAAAGAAATGTTAGTTTACTTTGGTGTTTGGAAacccaaaggaaacaaaaacttCCATTTGAAAGAAAACTGACTTTTGTTTCAAACTTTTTTTGCAtaaaaaatttcattgaaatcgAACTGTTTTCATGAAAGTGTTTTTAGTTTTTGACAAAatcgcttcccccccccaccaaatccacttgttttggtcaaaaaacgTTGACAACCTCTGACAAGATGAGTTCTGGGCACAAGTGCATTTCGTATTCGTGTGGGACGGCCTCAGAAAGGAGGCGGTAGAAGTTCCACCACTGGGGTCATACGAGGCTGGACAAAGTACTGGAGAACACACTGTAGAGGATAATCCCTCACTGGCCCTCGGGTTGATGGGCTGGGAGGCCCGATATGCCCCTCTCATCTCCCATGTTGTGTTGTTTAGGACTCTGTGCTGGCTCTTATTCTTTCAGATATCCTCAGAGATGTACTCAACAAGGAGTGCGATGTTCTCAAGCCAGTGCTCttggaggatgaggaggaagaggagacgGAAATTGATGGCTGTTCTCCACAAAGAGACTCGCTCCTTTCCTCCATCTCGGCGGTTTCCAAGGACTCTGTGTACTCAGAGTTATCAGAGGAGGCATCGAAACATTCGCGGATGTCTCTCTTCACCACTTCCAAGGACTCCATTTCGGAGCTGTCAGTGGTCTCCAGAAGGTCCTTTAAGTCCTTTGTGTCTAGCCTCAAGGACTGCATGGACAGTGGCTATGCCGAAGACAGCGATGAGAGCTCTCTCGATCTGGTGGGGAGGCTGGACCTGAAAGAGGAGACGACACTTCACAAGCAGAGGCAGAGACTGGCCAGCAAAATCTGCAAGCTGTTCAAGAGCAAAAGCCAGCTGGTCTTGCGGAGAGACGTAAGGGACTATCCTGACACTGGTTCGCTCTCCCTACCTCTGCGCCGGGCCGAGAGCCTGTGCAACCCAGAGGCCAAGCACCACATCCCAGCACGCTCCCGGAGGGCTCTTTCCTTGCCCCAGCACGTGCTGAGTCagcggctcccgcagcaccacaTAGCGCAGAACGTGTGCGTCCAGCGCAGGCCCTTCCTGAGCTACGATGAGGACACCAAGGTCTCCACGCTGCGCGTCGTGGTCTTCGGCTCAGACCGCATCTCAGGGAAAGTGGCCCGGGCGTACAGGAACCTTAGGTGAGTGGGATGGCACCAGGGGAACCCGGCTCCCATTCCTTGTGTGTATTTACCCAGCCCTCCCACCGCACGTCGCCTTACGGAGTCCAAGGGCCAGAGCCTCCGGTGGTATCAATAGATGCAGCTCTATTGATGTCCATGAAAGGTGGGCTCAGATCCTCTGGCTATGCCCTGGTGTAGACTGTGCTGTGAGGTGATGATGGCGGATTGGGTTCCCACTCTGTTAGCCTCCACGACTGAGGCCTGGTGACGAACCCTTCACCACACTCGGTGCTGTCCCTTCGTGGTGCACGTGGCCGTGTCTCGTGCTGTGGTGTTGTGCAGAGCCCCTTGTGCAATGCACTGTGCGAACATCCGACAGAAggacggtccctgccccagagagcttacgaGCTAAGTAAAGAGCGTTGGGCTGCTCCTGCACTGTTTCCCTCACCGCGCACACGACtgtttgtgtgggggtggggacggCGCGCGCACGCCTTACCTACCTGACACTAGCCACGCCTCGCTCGTGCTGACACAGTGGGCTCTCTGCAgtgctctccttccctctccctgttcTAGACTACAAGAAATTGATTGCCCATTACTGACAAGGTACTTCAAGCTGCAGTTTTTCTACATCCCGGTGAAGAGGAGCTGCCTTACCTCATCTGCACCACTGACACATGCTCCTCCTTCTCCAGGAGATCCTCACCTGAGAGCCTCAGGGCAAACGGTACGTGCTGTGTCTCCCGTCGGACCAGCTCCTAGTGTAGAGACCTGCCTGCGTCACACAAGCAGCACCACGCTTGGCCCTCACTGGTTCGCCTTGTGGCTGGCTCGGCAGAGAGGCCAAGTACTGAATAGACCAAGTGCGCCTGAGGCTGGCAGGGAGGGAAGCTTGTCCTGTCCCTGTCTGTTCTGTAGGTGGCCTGCCCTCTTGATGGCCAACAGTGCAATACCTTCTGCCAGCTCAAAATTCACTTGcagtaagaaaaataaatgaaatcaacCGGCCCAggacggtatgtctacactgcaactggacacctgtggctggctcgTGTCTGCTGATTTGGTTCTTGGGctacagggctgtttaactgcaatgTGGATGTTCaggcccgagctctgggaccctcctggggtcccagaacctgggctccaacctgagcctAAGCGTCTACACCACAGTGAAACAGCCacgtagcctgagccccatgcacccgaatcagctgacatgggccagccgcaggtgtttaattgcagtgtagacatctccTGAGTGactctgtctgtctggtttcagGAACCCAGCTCAGCTGGGGCACAAAGCAGCACCAACGAAATCTCCCACTACATTGGGATGTTGGACCCATGGTA
It encodes the following:
- the PIK3R5 gene encoding phosphoinositide 3-kinase regulatory subunit 5 isoform X3, producing the protein MQHTTCTEDRIHHALERCLHGLSRSAASSTTWTAGLCLNCWSLQELVSRDAGNYLILLEKILQKTKEVQETCNYDLLTPLALLFYSAALCTPHFPPDSDLLLKAISTYHTFLTWPMPYCNIYRELLTFISDELKAPGISYQRLVRAEQGLSMKSCQSSTVTVLLLNPSEVQSEYQSVARKMSTAEHSQHRTFVMLIGHIYQATFGTKCDMGSLQRILKSRTLEELSEIHSRTTEAQELAAVSSDPVTAREQLESMLQDIAAEAGFPKITGMAQSCKLYTVPIPVARCYAYSWDKDNFDILRDVLNKECDVLKPVLLEDEEEEETEIDGCSPQRDSLLSSISAVSKDSVYSELSEEASKHSRMSLFTTSKDSISELSVVSRRSFKSFVSSLKDCMDSGYAEDSDESSLDLVGRLDLKEETTLHKQRQRLASKICKLFKSKSQLVLRRDVRDYPDTGSLSLPLRRAESLCNPEAKHHIPARSRRALSLPQHVLSQRLPQHHIAQNVCVQRRPFLSYDEDTKVSTLRVVVFGSDRISGKVARAYRNLRLQEIDCPLLTRYFKLQFFYIPVKRSCLTSSAPLTHAPPSPGDPHLRASGQTEPSSAGAQSSTNEISHYIGMLDPWYERNVLGLINLPTDVLCQQSAKPEVEPTEESREQLPILADMVLYYCRFATRPVLLQLYQTELTFIGGEKKTEVFIQSLELGHSAATRAIRASGPGSKRLGIDGDREAIPLTLQIVHSKTAISGRSHWNDVEKVCTSVNLSKTCKKYEEIDSKTECLTLTITEVVKRQNSKSKKSFNQQISVSQIKADKVQIIGVNCSFAVCLDQDEQKILQSVTSCMCFKDHRIFSFPEASED
- the PIK3R5 gene encoding phosphoinositide 3-kinase regulatory subunit 5 isoform X1, producing MQHTTCTEDRIHHALERCLHGLSRSAASSTTWTAGLCLNCWSLQELVSRDAGNYLILLEKILQKTKEVQETCNYDLLTPLALLFYSAALCTPHFPPDSDLLLKAISTYHTFLTWPMPYCNIYRELLTFISDELKAPGISYQRLVRAEQGLSMKSCQSSTVTVLLLNPSEVQSEYQSVARKMSTAEHSQHRTFVMLIGHIYQATFGTKCDMGSLQRILKSRTLEELSEIHSRTTEAQELAAVSSDPVTAREQLESMLQDIAAEAGFPKITGMAQSCKLYTVPIPVARCYAYSWDKDNFDILRDVLNKECDVLKPVLLEDEEEEETEIDGCSPQRDSLLSSISAVSKDSVYSELSEEASKHSRMSLFTTSKDSISELSVVSRRSFKSFVSSLKDCMDSGYAEDSDESSLDLVGRLDLKEETTLHKQRQRLASKICKLFKSKSQLVLRRDVRDYPDTGSLSLPLRRAESLCNPEAKHHIPARSRRALSLPQHVLSQRLPQHHIAQNVCVQRRPFLSYDEDTKVSTLRVVVFGSDRISGKVARAYRNLRLQEIDCPLLTRYFKLQFFYIPVKRSCLTSSAPLTHAPPSPGDPHLRASGQTEPSSAGAQSSTNEISHYIGMLDPWYERNVLGLINLPTDVLCQQSAKPEVEPTEESREQLPILADMVLYYCRFATRPVLLQLYQTELTFIGGEKKTEVFIQSLELGHSAATRAIRASGPGSKRLGIDGDREAIPLTLQIVHSKTAISGRSHWNDVEKVCTSVNLSKTCKKYEEIDSKTECLTLTITEVVKRQNSKSKKSFNQQISVSQIKADKVQIIGVNCSFAVCLDQDEQKILQSVTRCEVSACYKPRDGEPCTLRTSSLDHLPQDQPEFCSLLCLPIATFSGALP
- the PIK3R5 gene encoding phosphoinositide 3-kinase regulatory subunit 5 isoform X2, with the protein product MQHTTCTEDRIHHALERCLHGLSRSAASSTTWTAGLCLNCWSLQELVSRDAGNYLILLEKILQKTKEVQETCNYDLLTPLALLFYSAALCTPHFPPDSDLLLKAISTYHTFLTWPMPYCNIYRELLTFISDELKAPGISYQRLVRAEQGLSMKSCQSSTVTVLLLNPSEVQSEYQSVARKMSTAEHSQHRTFVMLIGHIYQATFGTKCDMGSLQRILKSRTLEELSEIHSRTTEAQELAAVSSDPVTAREQLESMLQDIAAEAGFPKITGMAQSCKLYTVPIPVARCYAYSWDKDNFDILRDVLNKECDVLKPVLLEDEEEEETEIDGCSPQRDSLLSSISAVSKDSVYSELSEEASKHSRMSLFTTSKDSISELSVVSRRSFKSFVSSLKDCMDSGYAEDSDESSLDLVGRLDLKEETTLHKQRQRLASKICKLFKSKSQLVLRRDVRDYPDTGSLSLPLRRAESLCNPEAKHHIPARSRRALSLPQHVLSQRLPQHHIAQNVCVQRRPFLSYDEDTKVSTLRVVVFGSDRISGKVARAYRNLRLQEIDCPLLTRYFKLQFFYIPVKRSCLTSSAPLTHAPPSPGDPHLRASGQTEPSSAGAQSSTNEISHYIGMLDPWYERNVLGLINLPTDVLCQQSAKPEVEPTEESREQLPILADMVLYYCRFATRPVLLQLYQTELTFIGGEKKTEVFIQSLELGHSAATRAIRASGPGSKRLGIDGDREAIPLTLQIVHSKTAISGRSHWNDVEKVCTSVNLSKTCKKYEEIDSKTECLTLTITEVVKRQNSKSKKSFNQISVSQIKADKVQIIGVNCSFAVCLDQDEQKILQSVTRCEVSACYKPRDGEPCTLRTSSLDHLPQDQPEFCSLLCLPIATFSGALP